A stretch of the Uranotaenia lowii strain MFRU-FL chromosome 3, ASM2978415v1, whole genome shotgun sequence genome encodes the following:
- the LOC129755708 gene encoding uncharacterized protein LOC129755708, translated as MSNPQVQTNDELEIAEAQNSLCDLLYDYAAKAVTTRIGQFVYRRVESALSIVEKTARWSLPQPAPSSESSKGPDDSTEDPGKMNISAPPLIRPLPWLLFIPALIYMRLIRSALSLMALMMGWRPILPEHVVSWLQNKRRKLRALKYRGQKLDRIQRAERKAAKPNADDPQTTWLSKITLPWRMVIYLKAYGQVPSSVVSSFRQTTNI; from the exons ATGAGCAATCCCCAGGTCCAAACGAACGATGAGCTG GAGATAGCCGAGGCACAGAATTCCCTTTGCGATTTGCTGTACGATTATGCGGCCAAAGCCGTCACAACCCGGATTGGGCAGTTCGTTTACCGGAGGGTCGAAAGTGCCCTATCGATAGTGGAAAAAACGGCCCGATGGAGTTTACCTCAGCCAGCTCCGAGCAGCGAAAGCTCCAAGGGTCCGGATGATTCCACGGAAGATCCTGGCAAGATGAACATATCGGCTCCGCCATTAATTCGACCGCTTCCCTGGTTACTTTTCATTCCGGCCCTGATCTACATGAGGCTTATCCGATCCGCCTTATCCTTGATGGCTCTGATGATGGGCTGGAGGCCAATTCTACCGGAACATGTCGTCAGTTGGCTGCAAAACAAGCGCCGGAAATTGCGAGCCCTCAAGTATCGTGGCCAAAAGCTGGACCGCATTCAGCGGGCAGAACGCAAAGCAGCCAAGCCAAACGCAGATGATCCTCAGACCACGTGGCTGAGCAAGATAACCCTACCGTGGCGCATGGTCATCTACTTGAAGGCATACGGCCAAGTTCCTAGCTCTGTGGTAAGTTCTTTTCGTCAAACtacaaatatttaa